In Sphingomonas sp. PAMC26645, one DNA window encodes the following:
- a CDS encoding tryptophan halogenase family protein has protein sequence MGAGMQVVVVGGGTAGWMTAATLAMSFAGRLADVTLIESEEIGTVGVGEATVPHIRFFNQRLGIDEADFIRRTNATFKLGIEFRDWGRVGDSYIHPFGDFGHDVDGLPFHQHWAHATRGGTDGLPALEDCSLPIVAARENRFTPPLEDPRSIGSTYSYAYQFDATLYAAYLRDYAEARGVVRIEGRVDAVEQSAGGIDAVRLADGRRIAGDLFIDCSGFRALLIDGALKIKSEDWSHWLPCDAAWAVPTANAGALTPYTRATAREAGWQWRIPLQHRTGNGHVFSTRFTDPETARAVLMNNLEGEALAEPRMLRFRTGRRDRQWVGNCVAIGLSAGFLEPLESTSIHLIQLAIGKLIELFPSGGVFDPADAAEFNRAMALEYDRVRDFLVLHYCATERDDTPFWRYMRTMTLPSSLTEKIAEFRERGIVASYREGMFLPASWLAVYYGQRIMPDRVNPLIADIPSATSRAHVTRVAAACASAAKTMPLHEDYIARIKAAA, from the coding sequence ATGGGTGCCGGGATGCAAGTGGTAGTCGTTGGTGGCGGTACCGCTGGTTGGATGACCGCGGCAACATTGGCCATGAGTTTCGCCGGCCGGCTTGCCGACGTAACCCTGATCGAGTCTGAGGAGATCGGCACAGTCGGCGTCGGCGAAGCGACGGTTCCTCACATCCGATTCTTTAATCAAAGATTGGGTATCGACGAAGCCGACTTTATTCGTCGTACAAATGCGACGTTCAAGCTTGGCATCGAATTTCGCGATTGGGGCCGTGTCGGCGACAGCTACATCCATCCCTTTGGCGATTTTGGGCACGACGTCGATGGCCTGCCTTTCCACCAGCATTGGGCACACGCAACGCGCGGTGGCACTGACGGCCTACCGGCTTTGGAAGACTGCTCGCTGCCGATCGTCGCCGCGCGCGAAAATCGTTTTACGCCGCCGCTCGAGGACCCGCGCTCGATCGGGTCGACCTATTCCTACGCCTATCAGTTCGATGCGACGCTCTACGCGGCCTATCTGCGCGACTATGCCGAAGCGCGCGGCGTCGTCCGGATCGAAGGACGCGTCGATGCGGTCGAGCAAAGCGCAGGCGGTATAGACGCCGTTCGCCTTGCCGATGGTCGGAGGATCGCGGGTGACCTGTTCATCGACTGCTCCGGCTTTCGCGCACTCCTGATCGATGGCGCACTCAAGATTAAATCTGAGGATTGGTCACACTGGTTGCCGTGCGATGCCGCATGGGCCGTTCCCACCGCCAATGCCGGCGCATTGACGCCGTACACCCGGGCAACCGCGCGTGAAGCCGGATGGCAATGGCGCATCCCGCTGCAGCATCGAACGGGGAATGGCCATGTCTTCTCGACACGGTTCACCGACCCGGAAACCGCACGTGCGGTGTTGATGAATAACCTGGAGGGCGAGGCGCTTGCCGAACCGCGCATGCTGCGCTTTCGTACGGGCCGGCGAGATCGGCAATGGGTTGGGAACTGCGTCGCGATCGGCTTGTCCGCGGGGTTTCTCGAACCACTTGAATCGACCAGCATCCACCTGATCCAGCTCGCGATCGGCAAGCTCATCGAACTGTTTCCATCCGGTGGCGTGTTCGACCCAGCCGATGCGGCGGAGTTCAACCGCGCGATGGCGCTCGAATATGACCGGGTCCGTGACTTCCTGGTGCTGCACTACTGTGCCACGGAACGCGACGACACGCCGTTCTGGCGCTACATGCGAACCATGACCCTGCCCTCGTCGCTGACCGAGAAGATCGCCGAATTCCGCGAGCGGGGCATCGTCGCATCCTATCGAGAGGGCATGTTCCTGCCGGCGAGTTGGCTTGCCGTCTATTACGGCCAACGCATCATGCCGGACCGCGTGAATCCGCTGATTGCGGATATTCCGTCAGCGACTTCGCGAGCTCACGTCACCAGGGTCGCCGCCGCCTGTGCGAGTGCAGCCAAGACAATGCCCTTGCACGAAGACTATATCGCGCGGATCAAGGCCGCGGCATGA